From Crassaminicella indica, one genomic window encodes:
- a CDS encoding GNAT family N-acetyltransferase encodes MFDQLMIRLCQSKDEEVYVKLNLDFMKAVKEEHPYWDSLKMPSEEEMRRTFREAIASPEHIMIIVAEIDKEVVGFANTWTVYSIWSRGKALTVDDLYVLPSYRRNGIGKKIMNYIIEYAENNDYKRVQLHAEIDNEKAHNLYRGLGFSQEEMLFFMKKLGC; translated from the coding sequence ATGTTTGATCAATTAATGATCAGATTATGTCAATCAAAAGATGAAGAGGTTTATGTGAAATTGAACTTGGATTTTATGAAAGCTGTTAAAGAAGAACATCCCTATTGGGATAGCTTAAAAATGCCATCAGAAGAAGAAATGAGAAGAACCTTTAGAGAGGCTATAGCATCACCTGAACATATTATGATTATTGTTGCTGAGATAGACAAAGAAGTAGTAGGGTTTGCGAATACTTGGACGGTATATAGTATTTGGTCTAGGGGGAAGGCATTAACTGTCGATGATTTATATGTGCTACCTTCATATAGAAGAAATGGTATAGGTAAAAAAATTATGAACTATATCATTGAGTATGCTGAAAATAATGATTATAAAAGAGTGCAATTACATGCAGAAATAGATAATGAAAAAGCTCACAATTTATATAGGGGTTTAGGATTCAGCCAAGAGGAAATGCTGTTCTTTATGAAAAAATTAGGATGTTAG
- the addA gene encoding helicase-exonuclease AddAB subunit AddA produces MVMWTDDQKSAIDARGSNLLIAAAAGSGKTAVLVERIIQMIIKDKIDIDRLLIVTFTNAAAGEMRERIGAAILKKLEKKDENEEHLRRQINLLNRASISTIHSFCIDVVRKYFHLIDIDPNFRIGDGTETSIMKMEVLEELFEKEYEKEDENFLGLVERFGGNKEDTPLQDLTLKLYEFIQSQPYPKKWLRERVEDFNLNIDGFKETNWHKTISNQIRMALRGANELFIEAKNLCQRPNGPLGYMEAILDDIALTEELMNGLELGLDNFYDVLKVVKHKRLGRVSKDVDDDLKEEVKGLREEGKSTIKNIREEILAKSPKDYIQDLNELYPFMKYLYNLVCEFDIAYHEKKVERGIVDFNDLEHYTLAILENEQAAMEYAKKYEYIFVDEYQDSNIVQETILKFIKRDNNLFMVGDVKQSIYRFRLADPSLFIEKYETFEREHNALNRRIDLSKNFRSREEVIDGINFVFKNIMTKEFGEIDYDKRAYLYKGAANEPIEDAAIELNIIEKNEESHEEDELLEEMEDIEVEARIIAKRIKGLLGKKIYDQKIKDYREITYKDMVVLLRTTKNFAQTFLEVFIEQGIPAYADVNTGYFEAVEVNIFMNLLKVIDNKRQDIPLLSVMRSPIGGFHTEELIKIRIGSSNVSYFEAVEEYIAKEEDSLKHKCVRFLENINRWKNLSRYIHIDEFIWKLLKETGYYDYVGAMPGGIQRQANLKILVDRARQFENTSIKGLFNFIKFIDKLRSSSGDMGTAKTLGENDEVVRIMSIHKSKGLEFPVVIVAGLGKQFNLMDMNAQVLFHKDLGIGPRYVDPYLRQYTDTIAKIAMKNKIKIETLSEEMRILYVALTRAKDKLILVGSIRDIEKWAKKWTKRMNPFYLSKGKNYLDWIGPVLMRHQDGEALRALAGVHWDEENLLKDNSKWIIRKIDKEAIKLEEIEKKLDKLEFKRFLNNFNDKILDKNHFVAKRLNWHYPNSIATKIPSKFSVTHIKRISANQLDGIAMNIPALIKRPKFIEGKKQLTGAEKGTIIHFVMQHLDFKDIECKEAIEGQIKRMIQAELLKPEEAAVVDVSKIISFFESDIGQRILKARKVFREVPFNFVKKANEVIPDLGSCEESLLIQGVIDCYFEEEDGYILVDYKSDYVPIEQKQEIVEKYKIQVKLYQEAIEKITKKTVKERFLYLFHLNEEVKI; encoded by the coding sequence ATGGTTATGTGGACAGATGACCAAAAAAGTGCTATTGATGCAAGAGGGAGTAATCTTTTGATTGCAGCAGCAGCAGGATCTGGAAAGACAGCTGTATTAGTTGAAAGAATTATTCAAATGATTATAAAAGATAAAATAGATATAGATAGATTACTTATTGTAACCTTTACTAATGCTGCAGCGGGTGAAATGAGAGAAAGAATAGGGGCAGCCATTTTGAAGAAATTAGAAAAAAAGGATGAAAATGAGGAACATTTAAGAAGACAAATTAATCTTTTAAATAGAGCATCTATTAGTACTATCCATTCATTTTGTATTGATGTAGTAAGAAAATATTTTCATTTAATTGATATAGATCCTAATTTTCGTATAGGTGATGGAACAGAAACTAGTATTATGAAGATGGAAGTTTTAGAGGAGCTATTTGAAAAAGAATATGAGAAGGAAGATGAAAATTTTTTAGGACTAGTTGAGAGATTTGGAGGAAATAAAGAGGATACTCCTTTGCAGGATTTGACTTTGAAATTATATGAGTTTATTCAGAGTCAGCCTTATCCAAAAAAGTGGTTAAGAGAAAGGGTAGAAGATTTTAATTTGAATATAGATGGTTTTAAAGAAACCAATTGGCATAAAACTATTTCAAATCAGATTCGCATGGCACTTAGAGGAGCTAATGAATTGTTTATTGAAGCAAAGAATTTATGTCAAAGACCGAATGGGCCTTTAGGATATATGGAAGCAATTCTTGATGATATTGCTTTAACAGAGGAACTAATGAATGGCTTAGAACTAGGACTTGATAATTTTTATGATGTACTAAAAGTTGTAAAGCATAAAAGATTAGGAAGAGTATCTAAAGATGTTGATGATGATTTAAAGGAAGAAGTAAAAGGATTGAGAGAAGAAGGCAAAAGCACTATAAAGAATATTCGTGAGGAGATTTTAGCAAAAAGCCCTAAAGATTATATACAGGATTTAAATGAGTTATATCCTTTCATGAAATATTTGTATAATTTAGTATGTGAGTTTGATATTGCATATCATGAGAAAAAAGTAGAGCGGGGAATTGTAGACTTTAATGATCTTGAGCATTATACTCTAGCTATTTTAGAAAATGAACAAGCAGCTATGGAATATGCAAAAAAGTATGAATATATTTTTGTAGATGAATATCAGGATAGTAATATTGTACAAGAAACTATCTTAAAGTTTATTAAAAGAGATAATAATCTATTTATGGTAGGAGATGTAAAACAAAGTATTTATAGATTTAGATTAGCAGACCCATCTCTATTTATTGAGAAATATGAAACCTTTGAAAGAGAGCATAATGCTTTGAATCGAAGAATAGATTTAAGCAAGAATTTTAGAAGTAGAGAAGAAGTGATTGATGGAATAAATTTTGTATTTAAAAATATTATGACAAAGGAATTTGGAGAAATTGATTATGATAAAAGGGCATATCTTTATAAAGGAGCGGCCAATGAACCAATAGAGGATGCAGCAATTGAACTAAATATAATAGAGAAAAATGAAGAAAGTCATGAAGAGGATGAATTATTAGAGGAAATGGAAGATATAGAAGTTGAGGCAAGGATTATTGCAAAAAGAATTAAAGGATTGTTGGGTAAAAAAATTTATGATCAAAAAATTAAAGATTATAGAGAAATAACTTATAAAGATATGGTTGTACTTCTCCGAACTACAAAAAACTTTGCACAAACCTTTTTAGAAGTTTTTATTGAACAAGGAATACCAGCCTATGCAGATGTAAATACAGGCTATTTTGAAGCTGTAGAAGTGAATATTTTTATGAACCTATTAAAGGTTATTGATAATAAAAGACAAGATATTCCACTATTAAGTGTTATGCGTTCTCCTATAGGAGGCTTTCATACGGAAGAGCTTATAAAAATTAGAATAGGGAGCAGTAATGTATCTTATTTTGAAGCTGTAGAGGAATATATTGCTAAAGAGGAAGACTCGCTAAAACATAAATGTGTTCGGTTTTTGGAAAATATCAATAGATGGAAAAATTTATCTAGATATATTCATATAGATGAATTTATTTGGAAGCTTTTAAAAGAGACAGGGTATTATGATTATGTAGGGGCTATGCCTGGAGGAATTCAGAGGCAAGCAAATTTAAAAATTTTAGTGGATCGAGCAAGACAGTTTGAGAATACATCTATAAAGGGACTGTTTAATTTTATAAAATTTATTGATAAATTAAGAAGCAGCAGTGGAGATATGGGAACAGCTAAAACATTAGGAGAAAATGATGAAGTTGTTCGAATTATGAGTATTCATAAAAGTAAAGGCTTGGAATTTCCAGTAGTCATTGTGGCAGGACTTGGGAAACAGTTTAATTTGATGGATATGAATGCACAGGTATTATTTCACAAGGATTTAGGGATTGGACCAAGATATGTAGATCCTTATCTAAGACAGTATACAGATACTATTGCAAAAATTGCTATGAAAAATAAAATAAAGATAGAAACCTTATCAGAAGAAATGCGTATTTTATATGTAGCACTAACAAGAGCAAAGGATAAACTTATACTAGTAGGATCTATAAGGGATATAGAAAAATGGGCAAAAAAATGGACAAAAAGGATGAATCCGTTTTATTTATCTAAAGGGAAAAACTATTTAGATTGGATTGGTCCTGTTCTGATGCGTCATCAAGATGGAGAAGCTTTAAGAGCATTAGCAGGTGTTCATTGGGATGAAGAGAATTTATTAAAAGATAATTCAAAATGGATTATAAGGAAGATAGATAAAGAAGCTATTAAATTAGAAGAAATAGAAAAGAAATTGGACAAATTAGAATTTAAAAGGTTTTTAAATAACTTTAATGATAAAATATTGGATAAAAATCATTTTGTAGCGAAGCGATTAAATTGGCACTATCCAAATAGTATAGCAACGAAAATTCCTTCAAAGTTTTCTGTAACACATATCAAAAGAATATCTGCTAATCAGCTTGATGGAATAGCGATGAATATTCCAGCACTAATTAAAAGACCAAAGTTTATTGAAGGGAAAAAACAGCTTACGGGAGCTGAAAAGGGAACTATCATTCACTTTGTTATGCAACACCTTGATTTTAAAGATATTGAGTGTAAAGAGGCAATAGAAGGACAGATTAAAAGAATGATTCAAGCTGAGCTATTAAAACCTGAAGAAGCAGCTGTAGTAGATGTTTCAAAGATTATCAGTTTTTTTGAAAGCGATATTGGACAAAGGATATTGAAAGCTAGAAAGGTTTTTAGGGAAGTTCCTTTTAACTTTGTAAAAAAAGCCAATGAAGTTATACCTGATTTAGGGAGCTGTGAGGAAAGTCTTTTAATTCAAGGGGTTATAGATTGTTATTTTGAGGAAGAGGATGGATACATTTTGGTAGATTACAAATCGGATTATGTACCGATTGAGCAAAAACAAGAAATTGTAGAAAAATATAAAATTCAAGTAAAGCTTTATCAAGAGGCTATTGAAAAAATAACAAAAAAGACAGTAAAGGAGAGATTTCTTTATCTGTTTCATTTGAATGAAGAGGTGAAAATATGA
- a CDS encoding AAA family ATPase, translating into MKPLKLCMCAFGPYAKEQYLDFNELKGNSIFLIHGPTGSGKTTILDAICFALYGDTSGNERSGKNMRSHHAGIEDMTRVEFDFELRNEKYRIERIPEQERLKKSGNGTTIQSAEATLWKLDGQEINLIATGWKKVTDTVEKLIGFKSSQFRQVIMLPQGQFRKLLLADSLERQKILEKLFRTEYYRKIEEILKKSAKELKDQIKEMESQQKAYLNTVSCETIKDLKDDIDLNEEKLKNIKDLLKNKINTFKKIQEIFIKGKEGNKKLKEKEEAQNVLKKLQEQIPLMKQREDEFKIAIKAAALEETEKSTRLRSIDKKNCEKSLEEAEKKLKKAVKQHSIKTAKLKEEADKEEEREKVKKYLLQLESYYEKVISLEVLSNKVKALKKDLHKIELEKEQCIEKIKTLEPNIEKQKLMVEEAKEYMIKLSGLKANYEMAEKIYKKRIKLKELREEFEGIRKTFDDKIKAFHASESNYIKAKKEFFALQEVWNKGQAAMLAKNLQENMPCPVCGAMEHPNLAQMEEWMPTEEEMKEKQRYVEALENKKDKMQDGLNKKRLEKEKIENMIKTLEEELEENAGQNVIMVQKRMENAKKLWEEAIGKSKRFETLDKALEKMKTEEQIYKERLEKIEEKLQNKNIEYKQAQMNLKEQERNVPENIRSIDLLEKEQRREKDYLKRLNDSFEKAKKEYDEAEKELVASKTSKENAEKALKEANEKYIYEKNIFIKKLKEVGFSKYTDYESAKRDEAARNALEKEIKDFAGKLRSSEDHVKRILEATKDIVKVDLDKLQLELNKAETEKDEALKMENTLSKRIEDQKKVFKELQKLNDAIEKKEKMYGIVGNLSEVSNGANAYGLTFQRFVLSSLLDDITIAATERLKLMSKGRYHLRRTLDRARKNAAGGLELEVFDTYTGLERHVSTLSGGETFLASLSLALGLADVVQSYSGGISLDTIFVDEGFGSLDPESLDFAMKTLIDLQKGGRLVGIISHVPELKERIDARLEVLPTDKGSTAKFKIS; encoded by the coding sequence ATGAAGCCTCTTAAGCTTTGTATGTGTGCTTTTGGTCCTTATGCAAAAGAGCAGTATTTGGATTTTAATGAACTCAAAGGGAACAGTATATTTTTGATTCATGGGCCAACGGGTTCTGGAAAAACAACTATTTTAGATGCTATTTGTTTTGCTCTTTACGGAGATACTAGTGGTAATGAAAGAAGCGGTAAAAATATGAGAAGCCATCATGCAGGAATAGAAGATATGACAAGGGTAGAATTTGATTTTGAATTAAGAAATGAAAAATATCGTATTGAACGGATACCAGAACAAGAGCGATTAAAAAAATCAGGAAATGGTACAACCATTCAAAGTGCAGAAGCTACCCTTTGGAAATTAGATGGTCAAGAAATAAATTTGATAGCAACAGGATGGAAAAAGGTTACAGATACAGTAGAAAAGCTTATTGGTTTTAAGAGCAGTCAATTTCGTCAAGTTATTATGTTGCCTCAGGGGCAGTTTAGAAAACTCCTCCTAGCAGATTCATTGGAGCGTCAAAAAATTTTAGAAAAGTTATTTCGTACGGAGTACTACAGAAAAATAGAAGAAATACTAAAAAAATCAGCAAAAGAGTTGAAAGATCAAATAAAAGAAATGGAAAGCCAACAAAAGGCTTATTTGAATACTGTATCATGTGAAACTATAAAAGACTTAAAGGATGATATTGATCTTAATGAAGAAAAGCTTAAAAATATAAAGGATTTATTAAAGAATAAAATAAATACATTCAAGAAGATACAAGAAATTTTTATAAAGGGAAAAGAAGGAAATAAAAAATTAAAGGAAAAAGAAGAAGCACAAAATGTATTAAAAAAATTGCAAGAACAAATCCCTCTGATGAAGCAAAGAGAAGATGAATTTAAGATAGCAATAAAGGCTGCTGCGCTTGAAGAAACAGAAAAATCAACAAGATTAAGAAGTATTGACAAAAAGAATTGTGAAAAAAGCTTGGAAGAAGCAGAGAAGAAATTAAAGAAAGCAGTAAAACAGCATAGCATCAAGACAGCAAAGTTAAAAGAAGAAGCAGATAAAGAAGAAGAAAGAGAAAAGGTGAAAAAGTATTTATTGCAGCTTGAGAGCTATTATGAGAAAGTAATTTCTTTAGAGGTTCTTAGTAATAAAGTAAAAGCATTAAAAAAAGATTTACATAAAATAGAATTAGAAAAGGAGCAATGTATAGAAAAAATAAAAACGCTTGAACCGAATATCGAAAAGCAAAAGCTTATGGTAGAAGAAGCAAAAGAATATATGATAAAGCTTTCGGGGCTTAAAGCAAACTATGAAATGGCAGAAAAAATATATAAAAAGAGAATTAAGCTAAAAGAGTTAAGGGAAGAATTTGAGGGGATTAGAAAAACATTTGATGATAAGATAAAAGCTTTTCATGCATCAGAAAGCAATTATATAAAAGCAAAAAAAGAATTTTTTGCATTGCAGGAGGTTTGGAATAAAGGTCAAGCAGCAATGCTTGCAAAAAATCTACAAGAAAATATGCCTTGTCCTGTTTGTGGGGCTATGGAGCATCCAAATTTGGCTCAAATGGAGGAGTGGATGCCTACAGAAGAAGAAATGAAGGAAAAACAAAGATATGTAGAGGCTTTAGAAAATAAAAAAGACAAAATGCAAGATGGATTGAATAAGAAAAGATTGGAAAAAGAAAAAATAGAAAATATGATAAAAACGCTTGAGGAAGAATTGGAAGAAAATGCGGGACAGAATGTGATAATGGTACAAAAGCGTATGGAAAATGCAAAGAAATTATGGGAAGAGGCTATAGGAAAATCTAAGAGATTTGAAACACTAGATAAAGCTTTAGAAAAAATGAAAACGGAAGAACAAATCTATAAAGAGAGATTAGAAAAAATAGAAGAAAAGCTTCAAAATAAAAATATTGAATACAAGCAAGCACAAATGAATTTAAAAGAGCAGGAAAGAAATGTTCCTGAAAATATTCGGAGCATAGATTTGTTGGAAAAAGAACAAAGAAGAGAAAAAGATTATTTAAAAAGATTAAATGATTCTTTTGAAAAAGCAAAAAAAGAATATGATGAAGCAGAGAAGGAACTGGTTGCTTCAAAAACGTCTAAGGAAAATGCAGAAAAAGCATTAAAAGAAGCAAACGAAAAATATATTTATGAAAAAAATATATTCATAAAAAAATTGAAGGAAGTAGGCTTTTCTAAATATACTGATTATGAAAGTGCAAAACGAGATGAAGCAGCAAGAAATGCTTTAGAAAAAGAAATAAAAGATTTTGCAGGAAAATTACGGTCTAGTGAGGATCATGTAAAAAGGATTTTAGAAGCTACAAAAGATATAGTTAAAGTAGATTTAGATAAGCTACAGCTTGAACTGAATAAAGCAGAAACAGAGAAAGATGAAGCATTAAAAATGGAAAATACCTTATCAAAAAGAATTGAGGATCAAAAAAAGGTATTCAAGGAGCTACAAAAGTTAAATGATGCTATTGAAAAAAAAGAAAAGATGTATGGAATCGTTGGGAATTTATCTGAAGTAAGTAATGGAGCAAATGCTTACGGACTTACCTTTCAGAGATTTGTTTTAAGCAGTTTATTAGATGATATTACTATTGCTGCAACAGAAAGATTAAAGCTTATGAGCAAGGGAAGATATCATTTAAGACGGACACTCGATAGAGCAAGAAAAAATGCGGCAGGAGGATTAGAATTAGAAGTGTTTGATACGTATACAGGATTAGAAAGACATGTTAGTACATTATCAGGAGGCGAAACCTTCTTAGCTTCGTTGTCTCTTGCATTAGGACTTGCAGACGTTGTACAATCTTATTCAGGTGGCATTAGCTTAGATACTATTTTTGTAGATGAAGGGTTTGGATCATTAGACCCAGAGTCATTAGATTTTGCAATGAAGACATTGATTGATTTGCAAAAGGGAGGACGGCTAGTAGGGATTATTTCACATGTACCAGAGCTAAAAGAAAGAATAGATGCAAGATTAGAAGTTCTTCCAACAGATAAAGGAAGTACAGCGAAATTTAAAATATCTTAA
- a CDS encoding exonuclease SbcCD subunit D: MKILHTSDWHLGRILHGIHLTDDQAYILDQFVAFVKDYRPDVILVAGDIFDRAVPPIEAVNLLDEVVSKILIDFNIPMIMIAGNHDSPDRLEFGSRLMEGRGLSISGKLFTPMKPIVLYDKYGPVNFYSVPFAEPAVVRDKLSDDTIHVHDTAMCKLIEYIKHGMDKNVRNVLIGHAFVAGGEESESERPLSVGGSSVVNSSYFKDFDYVALGHLHRPQRIGSESIRYSGSLMKYSFSEANQKKGICFIEMDKTGDVLVEEIELKPKRDLRCIEGYLNELLDEAKYDQNKDDYLCVTLKDEGALLDPMGKLRKVYPNVLHIERHQLVSSGNLVRADRDFKKMSEVDLFASFYSQVADREFTDEYKKVFEEILKSFYKNREGGVKDEAS; the protein is encoded by the coding sequence ATGAAAATCCTTCATACTTCAGACTGGCATTTAGGGAGAATACTACATGGTATCCATCTTACAGATGATCAAGCATATATATTAGACCAATTTGTAGCTTTTGTAAAAGATTATAGGCCTGATGTGATTTTAGTTGCAGGGGATATATTTGATCGAGCTGTACCTCCTATAGAGGCTGTAAACCTTTTAGATGAGGTAGTATCAAAAATATTGATAGATTTTAATATACCTATGATTATGATAGCAGGAAATCATGACAGTCCAGACCGTTTAGAATTTGGATCTCGCCTCATGGAAGGAAGGGGGTTAAGTATTTCAGGGAAATTATTTACCCCTATGAAGCCTATTGTGCTTTATGATAAGTATGGACCTGTAAATTTTTACTCTGTTCCCTTTGCTGAACCAGCTGTGGTAAGGGATAAGCTTTCAGACGATACTATTCATGTTCATGATACAGCTATGTGTAAATTAATAGAGTATATAAAGCATGGAATGGATAAAAATGTTAGAAATGTATTGATTGGTCATGCTTTTGTTGCAGGGGGCGAAGAAAGTGAATCAGAGCGTCCTCTTTCTGTTGGAGGATCAAGTGTTGTTAATTCTTCATATTTTAAAGATTTTGATTATGTAGCCTTAGGGCATTTACATCGACCTCAAAGGATAGGATCAGAAAGTATTAGATACTCAGGCTCTTTGATGAAATATTCCTTTTCAGAGGCAAATCAAAAGAAAGGAATTTGCTTTATAGAAATGGATAAAACAGGAGATGTATTGGTTGAAGAGATAGAATTAAAACCTAAAAGGGATTTAAGATGTATAGAAGGTTATTTAAATGAATTATTAGATGAGGCTAAATATGATCAAAATAAAGACGATTATCTTTGTGTGACATTAAAGGATGAAGGGGCTCTTTTAGATCCTATGGGGAAATTAAGAAAGGTTTATCCAAATGTACTGCATATAGAGAGGCATCAGCTTGTTAGTAGTGGAAATTTAGTTCGTGCAGATAGGGATTTTAAAAAGATGAGTGAAGTAGACTTGTTTGCTTCGTTTTATAGTCAAGTAGCAGATAGAGAATTTACAGATGAATACAAAAAAGTTTTTGAAGAGATTTTAAAAAGCTTTTATAAAAACAGAGAGGGAGGAGTAAAGGATGAAGCCTCTTAA